A segment of the Verrucomicrobiota bacterium genome:
AAAGCAATAGAACCGCTGAGCCCGGTCTTCCGGTGCATCCCGATGTTGCCGGTGATGCAGGTAGGGCGCGTCCGTCTCGGCGCGCCGCCGGAGCATGATGTTTTGCATCCAGTGGGCGGCGGGCTGGGACAGGCCCGCCCTACCAACAACATCGGGATACACGGCCGGTCTTCCGCCGGGTCGTGGGTGAGGCACGCTGCAGCGACGGAGCGCGACGTTGACGTCGCATCCGGGTGTGTCTTCGAAAGGCATGGCAAGTTCAAGGAGCGAGGGTGATGCCGGAGGAAAGTCTCACCCCGTTGGCGGGCCACGGATCGGGAGGTGATCGCTGGGGGCGGGTTTGCGCGCGCGGAAGCGCCGTGAACGGCGCGCCCCGGCGACTTGCGGATGCTCCACCCGTCGTCTTTTGCGGGCAATTGGCTTGACCGGAGGGGTTTGCGCGGACTTTACTGGCTGGCGGTGTTCAGTACCGTCCATGTTCGCACAACTTAAAGGCCTGTTTTCCAACGATATCGGAATCGATCTCGGGACGGCCAATTCACTGGTGTACGTCCGGGATCAGGGGATCGTGTTGCGCGAGCCTTCGGTGGTCGCCATTGAGGCGGGGACAACGAATGTGCTGGCGGTGGGGGAGGAGGCGAAGCGCATGCTGGGCCGCACCCCGGGCAACATCGTGGCCATTCGCCCCATGAAGGATGGGGTCATCGCCGACTTCGAGATCACGGAGTCGATGTTGAGGCATTTCATTCAAAAAGTTCACAATCGGAAATTGATCGCTCCGCGCGTGGTGGTGGCCGTTCCCTCGGGCATCACTGAGGTCGAAAAGCGCGCGGTGAAAGATTCGGCCACGCACGCAGGGGCGCGCGAGGTCTACCTGATTGAACAGCCCATGGCCTCGGCCATTGGCGTCGGCCTGCCGGTGCATGAACCGGCGGGCAACATGATCGTCGATATCGGCGGTGGAACCTGCGAGATCGCCATTATTTCCCTGGCGGGCATCGTATTCAGCCGCTCTCTCCGCGTCGGCGGGGACGAATTTGACGAGACGATCGTGGCGCACCTTAAGCGCGCGCACAATTTGATGATCGGCGAACGCACCGCCGAAGAAATCAAGATCCGCGTCGGATCCGCTTATCCCCTCGAACAGGAACTGACCTTGGAAGTCAAAGGCCGCGACTTGAGCGCGGGCTTGCCCAAGACGATCACCATCCGTTCCGAGGAGGTTCGCGAGGCTCTCAAAGAGCCGCTGCAGAGCATTTTGGAATCCATTCGCATTACCCTGGAACGTTGTCCCCCCGAACTTTCCGCCGATTTGGTGGATCGGGGCATCGTCATGGCCGGAGGCGGCGCCTTGTTGCGAGGCATCGACCGGCTTGTCGCCCAGGAAACGGGTTTGCCGGTTCATATTGCCGAAGATCCGTTGACCGCCGTGGCCGAAGGGACCGGGCGTGTGCTCCAAGAATTGCAGTTCCTGAAGCGGGTCACTTCTTCGAGCACCCGCGGGTAGCGGCGTGACGTTCGCCTGGCTGTCCGCTGGGACAGCTGAAGGTGACGATGTTCAAAAGACCGGCTTATTTGCTCTGCGCCGCCGCGATGTTGCTCGCGGTCGTGCTGCTTTGCGTCCCCACCCGCGCCTCGGCCCGGCTCAAACTGGTTCTTCGCGGACTCTTTGTCCCCTTTTTTGGGATCGGCACCCTGGTGGACACCGGCGCGGATCGAGCCTCCCTCGCGTTGCTGCCGCGGCGCTACCTCATCGAGCAGCACGCCAAGTTGCAGCGGGAACACGAGCGGATGGCCGCGTCATTCTCCCGCTTGGAGGAACTGGAGCGGGAGAACCGCATGCTCCGCGAAGCGATGAACTGGAGGCAAAAATCGGGAGGCAATCTCAAGCTCGCACGGGTGGTGGGGCGGGATCCCGCCAACTGGTGGTGCATGATCCATATCGACATGGGGCAGAGGCACGGCGTGCAGGCGAATTACCCCGTGTTGACGCAGGAAGGTTTGGTGGGGCGCGTCGCGGACGCGGGGGAGTTTCAGTCGCGAGTCATCATGATTGGCGACCCCAATTGCCAGGTGTCGGCCTGGGTCGTGGAGGCGGGGACGAACACGGGAATGATTCAGGGCGGGGCCGGTTCGGGGACGGATGGATCCTGGGCGGACTTGGTTTATTTGCCAAACGACCCGGCCTTAAAGACTGGCATGCGTGTGGTGACCAGCGGCATGGGGCAGGTCTTCCCCAGGGGAATACCGATCGGGCGCATCATGGAACTTCGGAGCGTCGGACACGGTCTTTACCTGGAGGCGAAAGTGAAACTGGGACTTGACTTGAACGCGTTAACGGAGGTTTTTGTTTTGGCGCCATGAACGCAACCAAAGCCCAGGCGGTATTGTTGCTGGCGGCCGCCGCCGCGTGCGTTTATGTGCAGACCGTGTTTCCCTGGGGACGGCGGTTGACGGGAGTGCAACCGGATCTTCTGCCGCTGGTGATGGTTTACGCAGCGCTGTTGGGGGACGCGGGATTGGTGGCCTGTCTCGCGGTGACGGGAGGATTGATGTTCGATTCCCTTTCGATGAATCCACTGGGAACCAGCGTGTTGTCCCTGCTCGTGGTGGGGCTCGGCGTCCACTCCTTGCGCGATGTGCTGATGCGGGAGGCGCTCCATGCGAAGTGTTTGTTGGGAGCTTTGGCCTCCACGGCCTCCGCGCTGACGGGTTTGATCGCGTTAATGATGTCGGGGCAACGGCCGGTGCTGGGGTGGGACTTGGCTCGCGCGGTGGCCGGCCAGGGGATGTGGGGGGCGGTGTTGGCGCCGGCAGTGTTTTGGTTGCTGGGCCGGCTGGACCGTGCGTTCAACCATCCCCGAATCTCGCCGGGTTCGTTCAGGCCAGATCGTGAAATCAAGAGGGGGAGGAACTAGGTTCATGCTGGTGCTCGACCAATTGAGAAAATCGGACGTGCCCATGAGGAATGTGGCGGCAGTCGTTTTTCTCGGCTTGATCGTCCTGCTCGGCGGACTTTGGTACGTGCAGATCTACCAGGGCCATCGTTACCAGGCGAGCCACGAAAATCAGGCCATTCGCACGGTCCGGCTGCCTTCCATTCGCGGGCGGATTTTGGACCGCAACGGCATTGCGCTGGCGGAGAACCGTCCGAATTTTGTCATCAATCTGTATTTGGACGGATTGCGGAAGGATTTCAGCTCGAACTATGCGAGGCTCGACAAGTCATGGCGCGCCAACCATGGAGGCAAGAAGCCCGCCGCCAAGGAGGCGGCGGAGATGAGCCGTCAGGCGCGCTGGCTGTCCGCCAGCAACCAAGTCCATGTGTTGTCAGGATTGTTACAGCTTCCCTCGACCCTCGACGAAAAACGATTTGTTGCTCATTACGAGAAGCGCCGAGCTTATCCGCTGGCGGTGTTTCATCATTTGAGCCGGGAGCATGTCGCCCGCTTTTTGGAACAAGGAGCGAAATTTCCCGGGTTGGATCTGGAGATTCAACCCGAGCGCCATTATCCCTACGGAACCCTGGCGGCTCACGTCCTGGGCCATCTGCGGCGGGAGATGGAATGGGAGGATGAGGACGAGGACGGCTTCGACTACCGGCTGCCGGACTATCGAGGGGAGGTTGGAATTGAAGGCGCCTTTGATCGCGAGTTGAAGGGGCGGCCGGGGGTCAAGAGCATCGTGATCAACAACGTGCTCTATCGGCATTCGGAGGCTGTTTTGCAGGCGCCGAGCCCGGGTTTGGATGCTCATTTGACCCTCGATTGGGGCATTCAGCAAGCCGCGGAGGCGGCACTGCAAGGCGCAGGTCCGCAAACGCGGGGAGCGGTGGTGGTCATGGACGTGCGGACAGGGGACCTGCTGGCGCTGGTCTCGGCCCCCGCTTACGAGCCCGGTGCGTTTGTGCTGGGCATCAGCACCGAGGAATGGGAGAGGCTGGACGATCCCATACTGAAACCGCAGATCAACCGCGCGACCTACGGGGCTTATCAGCCAGGATCGGTCTTTAAGATTGTGTCGGGCCTGGCCGCGTTGGAAGCGGCGTCCATGACTCCCGATACTCTGGTGACCAATCCCGGTTATTTCATGCTGGGGCGCCGGAGGATCGACGACCTGGCGCCGGCCGGAGTGTATGATTTCCGGAAGGCTTTCATCAAATCCAGCAACACGTATTTCATTACGTTTGGCTTGAAGTGCGGGCTCGACCGTCTGCTGTCCTTGGGGCACCAGTTTCACTTCGGCGAGAAAACGGGCATTCCGCTGATGCAGGAGGTTCAAGGGGATTTTCCCCAGTACGAGGAAGTGCTGGGGCAATGGTCGCAAGGCAATGTGGCGAACGTGTGCATTGGCCAGGAGATTACGGTGACGCCCCTCCAGGTCGCCGTGATGGTTGCCGCCATCGCGAACGGCGGAACCGTGTTTTGGCCGAGGCTGGTGCAGAAGTTTACCGCGCCGGAAGGATCGGTGGACGCGGAGGGATTGTCGTTTGAGCGCGGCAGAGTGCGTTCGCAATTGAAGATTGCACCGGAGCATTGGGCGGCCTTGCAGGAGGCGATGCGAGCGGACGTGGGGGACAAGGAGGGCACGGGCACGGCGGCCGAAGTTCCGGGCATGGAAGTGTGCGGAAAAACGGGCACCGCACAAATCACCCAAGGACGGAAAGTCATCGATCACAGCACCTGGTTCGCCTCCTTCGCACCTTATTCGAGTCCGCGCTATGCCGTGGTGGTGCTGGTGGAAAGCGGTAGCTCGGGTGGTGGAACCTGCGGACCGGTGGCTCGAAAGATTTACCAGGCCATTCAGAAGCGGGAACAGCGGGCGGGCGGAAGGATGACGGCATCCCGGGATCCGGCACACCAGGATTAGGCGCGCATGTACGAGTCTCACCTCAAAACGAAGCATCCGCAGGTGGAGTGGCGGGTGGTGGGAGCGGCTCTGGCGCTCATGGTCATCGGGGCGTTGTCCATTTACAGCGCGACGTGGCCCGGCGAGTCAGCCCATCACGTGGCGTTTTACCGCCAGCGCGTGGTGACGCAACTGTTATACTACGGGGTGGGCTTGGGACTGGGCGTGGCCTTATGTTTGATCGACTATCATGTGTTTTCTCGATGGTCGCTGGTGGGTTATTGGGCGGCCATTCTTTGCCTGGTCGCGGTGCTGGTTCCCTTCATTGGAAAAAAAGTTTACGGCGCGCGGCGATGGATCGATTTGGGGGTTTTCCAGTTTCAACCCTCTGAGTTCGCGAAGCTGGCCTTCATTTTTGCCCAGGCCAATTTCCTCAGCCGGCCCTTGGAGGAATTACGGCAGCCTTGGGTTTTCATGAAAGCCATCGGCCTCACGGTGCTCCCGTTCCTGCTCATTTTGAAGGAGCCGGATCTGGGGTCCGCTCTCGTGTTGCTGCCGGTTAGCCTGGCGATGATTTACGTGGCGGGAGCCCCGCCCAAGTATCTGGTCCGGTTGGTGGCGGGGACCGGACTGGTGGTCGGGCTGATTCTGGTGGACATCCTGTTCATGCCGCCGAAATGGCAGATCAAGCTGGCGGACTATCAGCGTCATCGCCTGTTGGTGTATTTTGGAAGGGATTTTGCGCCCAAGGGAGCGCCGCCCGAGGAAAAACGCCGGGCTCGAGAGTTGGAGCGGGAAAAGTCTTACAACGTGGAACAAGCGCTGATCTCCGTCGGCTCGGGAGGGTTCGTGGGCAAGGGCTGGAAGCAAGGCACTCAAAACGCCTTGGGTTATCTGCCGAGGGGAGTGGCGCACAACGATTTCATTTTCTCCGTGATTGCCGAGGAGCGAGGTTTTGTCGGCAGCCTGATCGTGCTGGGTTTGTACGCAACGGTTTTGTTCACGGGAATCCAAATCGCCGGGCAGGCGCGGGACCGTCTGGGACGGCTGCTTGCGACAGGCGTCGTGGCCTTACTCTTCAGCCACGTTTTCATCAATGTAGGTATGAATATTCGACTCATGCCAGTGACCGGCATCCCGCTCCCGCTGCTGAGCCATGGCGGCTCGTCGGTGGTGTGCTCCCTCGTGGCGATGGCGGTCTTGCAGAATGTGTACTTGTACCGAAGACATTATTAACTTATGAGCGAACGCAACTTTTCACGCAAACGCCGCAGTCAGCGATTCCGCCCCCCCGGGGGCATGGCCCCCAAAGCCGAGGCTTCCGCCGAGGCCCGTGTCCAAGCCCAATCGACCGCACCCGCGGACGAGGTGGTCTTCGACCGCCGCCGGCATGAACGCGAGATTGAGCGGGCGGAAAACAAGGCGGCCGGCCTGCCCGAGACCGCGGAACAACCGGGGGTTGTCGCGGAGGGGTCCTACCCACCGAGGGACCGCCATGCCTATCGCGAACCCAACCTCGAAGTGCCCGAGGATGCCTCGGAGGCGCTGGAGTCTCGAGGACAAGAGACTGCCCCCGAGCAGCCTTTCGAGCCGGTGCCCGTCCGAGGAAACGCCTCCGGCATCGTGGAGACCCTCCGTGCGGCCGCGCAGAAGGTGATGAAAAAGGTGCAGCGCCTGATGAAGCCGCAGCGCAAAGTGCATAAGGAGGTCATCATCAACGCGGAATCTCTCGAGACGCGAGTGGCGGTGATCGAGGACGGCAAACTCGAAGACTTCACCATCGAGCGCACGACCGAGGAACGGCTTGTCGGCAGCATCTTCAAGGGCAAAGTGAAGAATCTGGAGGACGGGTTGAAGGCGGCCTTCGTCGATATCGGGTTTGAGAAGAACGCCTTTCTTCACTATTGGGACATCGTCCCGAACAATTTCGACAGCGGTGTTGAAGTGGTCGAGCGTAAAACGAAAAAGCGGGAAAAGCCCCGCATCACTCAAAAGGACATTCCCCGGCTTTATCCTCCCGGCACGGACATTATTGTGCAGGTCACCAAGGGTGCCATTGGGACGAAGGGGCCCCGGGTGACGACGAACCTAGCTCTGCCAGGGCGGTTTCTGGTGTTGTTGCCGAATTCCGATCAAAGCGGCATTTCGAGGAAAATTGAGCATCACGAGGAACGCCAGCGCCTCAAGAAAATCGTGCGCAGTCTGACCATCCCCGAGGGCATGGGGGTGATTATTCGGACCGCCGGAGAGGGCCAGCAGGCCCGGTATTTCGTCCGGGATCTGGCGCTGCTCCTGGAGGAATGGCGGGAAATTCAGGAGAAGATCAGCCAGCAACCCTCGGCGACCTGCGTGTTCCAGGAGCCCGATTTGATCGAGAGAACCGTGCGGGATTTCTTGACCGAGGACGTGGAGCGCATCGTGGTGGACAGCTCGGCCCAGCATGATCGCATCCGGTCCATCATTGCCAAGATTTCGCCCCGGTCCGGGAGCAAGATCAAACTGTACAACGATTCACAGCCGGTGTTTGACCGATTTGGCATTTCCCGCCAGCTCGAATCAGCCTTCTCGAGGCAGGTGCATCTCAAGAGCGGAGGCTACATTGTGGTGGACGAGACCGAGGCCCTGGTGGCCATCGACGTCAACACGGGCAGGCACAAAGGTGGCAAAGACCCGGAATCGACCATCCTGAAAGTCAACATCGAAGCCGCGGAAGAAATCTGCCGCCAGTTGCGGTTGCGGAACATGGGCGGGTTGATCGTGCTGGACTTCATCGACATGAAGCACCGGCGAGATCAGCAATCCGTGTTTCAAAAGATGCGGGAGGGACTCCGCCGCGACAAGGCCAAGACTCATCTTCTCCCGATCTCCCAACTGGGATTGTTGGAAATGACCCGGCAACGCCACACCGAAAGTGTGCGCGCCGCGGTTTACGACGACTGCCCGTACTGCAAAGGCAAGGGAAAGGTCAAGAGCACCATCACGATGAGCGTGGAAATCCAGCGCAAGCTGGGAGAGATCCTCAAGAAACGACATCGGGACGAATCCGACTTCCAGCTTCGCATCGTGGTGAATCCCTCCGTCCTCGAACGATTGCGCACGGAA
Coding sequences within it:
- a CDS encoding Rne/Rng family ribonuclease, translating into MSERNFSRKRRSQRFRPPGGMAPKAEASAEARVQAQSTAPADEVVFDRRRHEREIERAENKAAGLPETAEQPGVVAEGSYPPRDRHAYREPNLEVPEDASEALESRGQETAPEQPFEPVPVRGNASGIVETLRAAAQKVMKKVQRLMKPQRKVHKEVIINAESLETRVAVIEDGKLEDFTIERTTEERLVGSIFKGKVKNLEDGLKAAFVDIGFEKNAFLHYWDIVPNNFDSGVEVVERKTKKREKPRITQKDIPRLYPPGTDIIVQVTKGAIGTKGPRVTTNLALPGRFLVLLPNSDQSGISRKIEHHEERQRLKKIVRSLTIPEGMGVIIRTAGEGQQARYFVRDLALLLEEWREIQEKISQQPSATCVFQEPDLIERTVRDFLTEDVERIVVDSSAQHDRIRSIIAKISPRSGSKIKLYNDSQPVFDRFGISRQLESAFSRQVHLKSGGYIVVDETEALVAIDVNTGRHKGGKDPESTILKVNIEAAEEICRQLRLRNMGGLIVLDFIDMKHRRDQQSVFQKMREGLRRDKAKTHLLPISQLGLLEMTRQRHTESVRAAVYDDCPYCKGKGKVKSTITMSVEIQRKLGEILKKRHRDESDFQLRIVVNPSVLERLRTEDEKLLIEMEKRYFGKLSFRGDPSFHAEQFKIVNVSSGEELASVGG
- the mrdA gene encoding penicillin-binding protein 2, encoding MLVLDQLRKSDVPMRNVAAVVFLGLIVLLGGLWYVQIYQGHRYQASHENQAIRTVRLPSIRGRILDRNGIALAENRPNFVINLYLDGLRKDFSSNYARLDKSWRANHGGKKPAAKEAAEMSRQARWLSASNQVHVLSGLLQLPSTLDEKRFVAHYEKRRAYPLAVFHHLSREHVARFLEQGAKFPGLDLEIQPERHYPYGTLAAHVLGHLRREMEWEDEDEDGFDYRLPDYRGEVGIEGAFDRELKGRPGVKSIVINNVLYRHSEAVLQAPSPGLDAHLTLDWGIQQAAEAALQGAGPQTRGAVVVMDVRTGDLLALVSAPAYEPGAFVLGISTEEWERLDDPILKPQINRATYGAYQPGSVFKIVSGLAALEAASMTPDTLVTNPGYFMLGRRRIDDLAPAGVYDFRKAFIKSSNTYFITFGLKCGLDRLLSLGHQFHFGEKTGIPLMQEVQGDFPQYEEVLGQWSQGNVANVCIGQEITVTPLQVAVMVAAIANGGTVFWPRLVQKFTAPEGSVDAEGLSFERGRVRSQLKIAPEHWAALQEAMRADVGDKEGTGTAAEVPGMEVCGKTGTAQITQGRKVIDHSTWFASFAPYSSPRYAVVVLVESGSSGGGTCGPVARKIYQAIQKREQRAGGRMTASRDPAHQD
- a CDS encoding rod shape-determining protein RodA produces the protein MYESHLKTKHPQVEWRVVGAALALMVIGALSIYSATWPGESAHHVAFYRQRVVTQLLYYGVGLGLGVALCLIDYHVFSRWSLVGYWAAILCLVAVLVPFIGKKVYGARRWIDLGVFQFQPSEFAKLAFIFAQANFLSRPLEELRQPWVFMKAIGLTVLPFLLILKEPDLGSALVLLPVSLAMIYVAGAPPKYLVRLVAGTGLVVGLILVDILFMPPKWQIKLADYQRHRLLVYFGRDFAPKGAPPEEKRRARELEREKSYNVEQALISVGSGGFVGKGWKQGTQNALGYLPRGVAHNDFIFSVIAEERGFVGSLIVLGLYATVLFTGIQIAGQARDRLGRLLATGVVALLFSHVFINVGMNIRLMPVTGIPLPLLSHGGSSVVCSLVAMAVLQNVYLYRRHY
- the mreD gene encoding rod shape-determining protein MreD, with product MNATKAQAVLLLAAAAACVYVQTVFPWGRRLTGVQPDLLPLVMVYAALLGDAGLVACLAVTGGLMFDSLSMNPLGTSVLSLLVVGLGVHSLRDVLMREALHAKCLLGALASTASALTGLIALMMSGQRPVLGWDLARAVAGQGMWGAVLAPAVFWLLGRLDRAFNHPRISPGSFRPDREIKRGRN
- a CDS encoding rod shape-determining protein — its product is MFAQLKGLFSNDIGIDLGTANSLVYVRDQGIVLREPSVVAIEAGTTNVLAVGEEAKRMLGRTPGNIVAIRPMKDGVIADFEITESMLRHFIQKVHNRKLIAPRVVVAVPSGITEVEKRAVKDSATHAGAREVYLIEQPMASAIGVGLPVHEPAGNMIVDIGGGTCEIAIISLAGIVFSRSLRVGGDEFDETIVAHLKRAHNLMIGERTAEEIKIRVGSAYPLEQELTLEVKGRDLSAGLPKTITIRSEEVREALKEPLQSILESIRITLERCPPELSADLVDRGIVMAGGGALLRGIDRLVAQETGLPVHIAEDPLTAVAEGTGRVLQELQFLKRVTSSSTRG
- the mreC gene encoding rod shape-determining protein MreC, which translates into the protein MFKRPAYLLCAAAMLLAVVLLCVPTRASARLKLVLRGLFVPFFGIGTLVDTGADRASLALLPRRYLIEQHAKLQREHERMAASFSRLEELERENRMLREAMNWRQKSGGNLKLARVVGRDPANWWCMIHIDMGQRHGVQANYPVLTQEGLVGRVADAGEFQSRVIMIGDPNCQVSAWVVEAGTNTGMIQGGAGSGTDGSWADLVYLPNDPALKTGMRVVTSGMGQVFPRGIPIGRIMELRSVGHGLYLEAKVKLGLDLNALTEVFVLAP